Proteins from a single region of Scatophagus argus isolate fScaArg1 chromosome 23, fScaArg1.pri, whole genome shotgun sequence:
- the LOC124054398 gene encoding copper chaperone for superoxide dismutase-like, producing the protein MAAPVSSFSWFISVSRKVGSYLFNSVVLAQAATYGRKMDSERPTKLEFAVQMTCESCADKVRAALEGKPGVKSVSVDVSKEEVLVESALTSAEVQALIESTGRRAVLKGFGGSERDLGSAVAMVAGAGAVQGVVRFLQLSEGRCLIDGTIDGLEPGPHGLHVHTLGDLTLDCLSCGEHYNPFGRQHGSPGDSERHVGDLGNIVAGPDGRASFRLEDSQIKIWDVIGRSLVVDSGEDDLGRGGHPLSKQTGNSGERLACGIIARSAGLFQNPKQICACDGVTLWEERERPIAGKGRSKANTETPAAHL; encoded by the exons aTGGCGGCGCCCGTTAGCAGCTTCAGTTGGTTCATTTCCGTTTCTAGAAAAGTGGGAAGTTATCTGTTTAATTCAGTTGTTTTGGCCCAGGCGGCGACGTATGGTAGGAAAATGGACTCGGAGAGACCAACCAAG CTGGAGTTTGCCGTGCAGATGACATGTGAGAGCTGCGCAGATAAAGTCAGAGCCGCTCTGGAGGGAAAACCAG GGGTGAAGTCTGTCAGTGTCGACGTCAGTAAGGAGGAGGTGTTGGTGGAATCTGCTCTGACCAGTGCAGAGGTGCAGGCTCTGATAGAGAGCACTGGGCGCAGGGCGGTGCTGAAAGGCTTCGGAGGCTCAGAGCgag ATCTGGGTTCAGCAGTGGCCATGGTGGCTGGTGCAGGAGCCGTCCAGGGGGTGGTGCGTTTCCTGCAGCTGTCTGAAGGGCGATGCCTGATTGATGGGACCATTGACGGGTTGGAGCCTGGACCCCACGGCCTCCACGTCCACACCCTGGGGGACCTGACACTGGACTGCCTCAG TTGTGGGGAGCACTATAACCCGTTTGGAAGACAGCACGGCAGTCCAGGGGACTCTGAAAGG CATGTAGGTGATCTGGGGAATATCGTTGCTGGACCAGATGGCAGAGCCTCATTTAGACTAGAGGACAGTCAGAtaaag ATATGGGACGTGATTGGCCGATCGCTGGTCGTGGATTCAGGGGAGGACGACCTGGGTCGAGGCGGTCACCCTCTCTCCAAACAGACTGGAAACTCTGGGGAAAG ACTGGCCTGTGGGATCATCGCCCGATCAGCAGGTCTTTTCCAGAACCCCAAACAGATTTGTGCGTGTGACGGGGTCACTCTgtgggaggagagggagaggccGATAGCGGGGAAAGGTCGAAGCAAAGCCAACACGGAGACACCGGCAGCACACCTCTGA
- the rbm14b gene encoding RNA-binding protein 14b isoform X2 → MDKSHTVKLFVGNLALDTTQEELSAIFEPYGQVVSCSVLRQFAFVHLQGEGAAERAIRELNGREFRGRNLVVEESRGRPLHSTKVFVGNLSGMCTTEDLQQLFQTFGKVLECDKVKGYAFVHMENKEDALQAIEALHGTSFKGRPLSVELSKVQPSKQAPTGKIPCVNCGKQGHYAGECPVGKPSLEQYQSQAAVLAAAAAAAAGLPLQVQQSVHNSVYNTSTFDPTYAALTGITTGTRTDGNPVNPAVYGALASQVYGANVANQLYGTVANQAALTSGATQMYSSMTPNIYGQMAATPAAAAAAAAAAAYTTPVYTPTVANPPVYLAAAPGIEMPSAAAAVNPAYTVSPAIYGAATPAYAHISAMGAADPTTAIFEAARQAHYFAQGQQVVAEQQSVAAAAAAAAVAKSGERDRSPLRRSVPLLPDPVMKPFMYQRAKPRRPLLPTPAGRAAEEAVEAAEDPMARYYAEYYQQLQQYPQFQYAYPPPNTVTAIPGMPVVSAVPAVPTISAQPVATLDALRPVVPTAAAVAAAIAAPRVYEPPLPPPTRKEAILRRPELSLHTPEPPFR, encoded by the exons ATGGACAAGAGCCACACAGTGAAGCTCTTTGTGGGCAATCTGGCGTTGGACACCACCCAGGAGGAGCTGTCAGCCATCTTTGAACCCTATGGCCAGGTGGTCAGCTGCAGCGTGCTTCGACAGTTCGCCTTCGTCCACCTGCAGGGCGAGGGCGCTGCCGAGCGTGCCATCCGGGAGCTCAACGGACGAGAATTTCGTGGACGAAATCTGGTGGTGGAGGAGTCAAGGGGGAGGCCGCTGCACTCCACCAAGGTGTTTGTGGGTAATCTGAGTGGGATGTGCACCACTGAAGACCTGCAGCAGCTGTTCCAGACATTCGGAAAAGTTCTTGAGTGTGACAAAGTCAAAG GCTATGCCTTTGTCCACATGGAAAACAAGGAGGATGCTCTCCAGGCCATCGAGGCCCTGCACGGCACCTCGTTCAAGGGCCGCCCCCTGTCTGTAGAGCTGTCCAAAGTCCAGCCCAGCAAGCAGGCACCTACAGGGAAAATTCCCTGCGTGAACTGTGGAAAACAGGGTCACTATGCTGGAGAGTGTCCCGTGGGGAAGCCATCTCTGGAGCAGTACCAGAGTCAGGCAGCGgtcctggctgctgctgccgctgcagCCGCTGGCCTGCCACTACAAGTCCAGCAGAGTGTGCACAATTCAGTCTACAACACCTCCACCTTTGATCCCACATATGCAGCTCTCACTGGGATCACCACTGGCACACGCACTGATGGAAATCCAGTGAATCCAGCTGTTTATGGCGCCCTCGCCAGCCAGGTGTATGGTGCCAATGTTGCCAATCAGCTTTATGGAACAGTGGCCAATCAGGCAGCTCTCACATCAGGCGCCACCCAGATGTACAGCTCGATGACTCCCAACATTTATGGCCAGATGGCTGCAACCCCGGCGGCTGCAGCTGcagcggctgctgctgctgcctacACGACACCGGTTTACACCCCAACTGTGGCCAATCCCCCCGTCTACCTGGCTGCTGCTCCTGGAATAGAAAtgccatcagcagcagctgcgGTCAACCCCGCCTACACTGTATCTCCAGCGATTTATGGCGCCGCCACACCAGCCTACGCTCATATAAGCGCCATGGGAGCAGCAGACCCTACTACAGCCATCTTTGAGGCAGCAAGACAGGCACATTACTTTGCCCAAGGCCAGCAGGTTGTGGCTGAGCAGCAGTCAGTGGCTGCTGCAGCAGCGGCGGCTGCTGTGGCAAAGTCTGGTGAGAGGGACCGTAGTCCTTTACGAAGGTCGGTACCTCTTCTACCAGACCCAGTGATGAAGCCTTTCATGTACCAGAGAGCCAAGCCGCGCCGACCTCTACTTCCAACACCAGCTGGCCGAGCGGCAGAAGAGGCAGTGGAGGCTGCCGAGGATCCCATGGCAAG GTACTATGCGGAGTActaccagcagctgcagcagtacCCCCAGTTCCAGTATGCCTACCCACCGCCGAACACAGTGACAGCCATCCCCGGCATGCCGGTagtgtcagcagttcctgctGTGCCCACGATATCCGCCCAGCCAGTTGCCACGCTGGATGCCCTCAGGCCAGTGGTCCCCACAGCTGCGGCAGTGGCAGCCGCCATAGCTGCGCCCAGGGTGTATGAGCCGCCGTTGCCGCCGCCCACGCGCAAGGAGGCCATCCTCCGCCGCCCCGAACTCTCCCTTCACACGCCTGAGCCCCCCTTCCGATAG
- the rbm14b gene encoding RNA-binding protein 14b isoform X1 → MDKSHTVKLFVGNLALDTTQEELSAIFEPYGQVVSCSVLRQFAFVHLQGEGAAERAIRELNGREFRGRNLVVEESRGRPLHSTKVFVGNLSGMCTTEDLQQLFQTFGKVLECDKVKARHSSSTGYAFVHMENKEDALQAIEALHGTSFKGRPLSVELSKVQPSKQAPTGKIPCVNCGKQGHYAGECPVGKPSLEQYQSQAAVLAAAAAAAAGLPLQVQQSVHNSVYNTSTFDPTYAALTGITTGTRTDGNPVNPAVYGALASQVYGANVANQLYGTVANQAALTSGATQMYSSMTPNIYGQMAATPAAAAAAAAAAAYTTPVYTPTVANPPVYLAAAPGIEMPSAAAAVNPAYTVSPAIYGAATPAYAHISAMGAADPTTAIFEAARQAHYFAQGQQVVAEQQSVAAAAAAAAVAKSGERDRSPLRRSVPLLPDPVMKPFMYQRAKPRRPLLPTPAGRAAEEAVEAAEDPMARYYAEYYQQLQQYPQFQYAYPPPNTVTAIPGMPVVSAVPAVPTISAQPVATLDALRPVVPTAAAVAAAIAAPRVYEPPLPPPTRKEAILRRPELSLHTPEPPFR, encoded by the exons ATGGACAAGAGCCACACAGTGAAGCTCTTTGTGGGCAATCTGGCGTTGGACACCACCCAGGAGGAGCTGTCAGCCATCTTTGAACCCTATGGCCAGGTGGTCAGCTGCAGCGTGCTTCGACAGTTCGCCTTCGTCCACCTGCAGGGCGAGGGCGCTGCCGAGCGTGCCATCCGGGAGCTCAACGGACGAGAATTTCGTGGACGAAATCTGGTGGTGGAGGAGTCAAGGGGGAGGCCGCTGCACTCCACCAAGGTGTTTGTGGGTAATCTGAGTGGGATGTGCACCACTGAAGACCTGCAGCAGCTGTTCCAGACATTCGGAAAAGTTCTTGAGTGTGACAAAGTCAAAG CCAGGCATTCCTCTTCCACAGGCTATGCCTTTGTCCACATGGAAAACAAGGAGGATGCTCTCCAGGCCATCGAGGCCCTGCACGGCACCTCGTTCAAGGGCCGCCCCCTGTCTGTAGAGCTGTCCAAAGTCCAGCCCAGCAAGCAGGCACCTACAGGGAAAATTCCCTGCGTGAACTGTGGAAAACAGGGTCACTATGCTGGAGAGTGTCCCGTGGGGAAGCCATCTCTGGAGCAGTACCAGAGTCAGGCAGCGgtcctggctgctgctgccgctgcagCCGCTGGCCTGCCACTACAAGTCCAGCAGAGTGTGCACAATTCAGTCTACAACACCTCCACCTTTGATCCCACATATGCAGCTCTCACTGGGATCACCACTGGCACACGCACTGATGGAAATCCAGTGAATCCAGCTGTTTATGGCGCCCTCGCCAGCCAGGTGTATGGTGCCAATGTTGCCAATCAGCTTTATGGAACAGTGGCCAATCAGGCAGCTCTCACATCAGGCGCCACCCAGATGTACAGCTCGATGACTCCCAACATTTATGGCCAGATGGCTGCAACCCCGGCGGCTGCAGCTGcagcggctgctgctgctgcctacACGACACCGGTTTACACCCCAACTGTGGCCAATCCCCCCGTCTACCTGGCTGCTGCTCCTGGAATAGAAAtgccatcagcagcagctgcgGTCAACCCCGCCTACACTGTATCTCCAGCGATTTATGGCGCCGCCACACCAGCCTACGCTCATATAAGCGCCATGGGAGCAGCAGACCCTACTACAGCCATCTTTGAGGCAGCAAGACAGGCACATTACTTTGCCCAAGGCCAGCAGGTTGTGGCTGAGCAGCAGTCAGTGGCTGCTGCAGCAGCGGCGGCTGCTGTGGCAAAGTCTGGTGAGAGGGACCGTAGTCCTTTACGAAGGTCGGTACCTCTTCTACCAGACCCAGTGATGAAGCCTTTCATGTACCAGAGAGCCAAGCCGCGCCGACCTCTACTTCCAACACCAGCTGGCCGAGCGGCAGAAGAGGCAGTGGAGGCTGCCGAGGATCCCATGGCAAG GTACTATGCGGAGTActaccagcagctgcagcagtacCCCCAGTTCCAGTATGCCTACCCACCGCCGAACACAGTGACAGCCATCCCCGGCATGCCGGTagtgtcagcagttcctgctGTGCCCACGATATCCGCCCAGCCAGTTGCCACGCTGGATGCCCTCAGGCCAGTGGTCCCCACAGCTGCGGCAGTGGCAGCCGCCATAGCTGCGCCCAGGGTGTATGAGCCGCCGTTGCCGCCGCCCACGCGCAAGGAGGCCATCCTCCGCCGCCCCGAACTCTCCCTTCACACGCCTGAGCCCCCCTTCCGATAG